ATATCTGATAATCACATATGTATTTTAGTTAGCATTCACTTCATACATTATNNNNNNNNNNNNNNNNNNNNNNNNNNNNNNNNNNNNNNNNNNNNNNNNNNNNNNNNNNNNNNNNNNNNNNNNNNNNNNNNNNNNNNNNNNNNNNNNNNNNNNNNNNNNNNNNNNNNNNNNNNNNNNNNNNNNNNNNNNNNNNNNNNNNNNNNNNNNNNNNNNNNNNNNNNNNNNNNNNTATAATTAGAAAATGATGATCGACGACTAGCTTGTTATTACGTTAATTCGAGAATTTATTGAACGTTGCAAGTTCATTGTCATATCAAAAAATAAGACTCGAAATGCAATAAATTTGTAGGCAAGAGTCGAAATCTTTTAAAACTTAGCGAtaagttaaataaattaaaattggaaaaacaaaaaaaggcaAAAAGGGAAGAGAAATAGATTGATGGGCTTACCGTTGTAGACTCCCTCGTAGATTTCAGGCAACTCCTCAAGATATTTGACGATGAAAGTGCAAGCAGAGCTAGCAGTATCATGCCCACCAATTAGCAGACCCAAAATCTTGTCAGCGATATCCAATTCATTCATAAATTTCCCATTTCCGTCGCTTGTAAGCAGCATGTGCGACAGTATGTCTTGTGTAGGCGTGGCTTTTCCCTCTGATAGATCGATTTTTCGCTGTTTTATGATGGAGATAAGCTCTTTCCTGATGAAATTTGATGCCTTGATCGCCTTGTTAAACGGTGTCCCGGGCAAGTCTATAGGGATTGAGATCAAACCAGAAGCCAAAAGATTGAAAGGATCGGCAAATTTAGCCACATGCTGTGGATCCTCAATGCTCACAAAGAGCCTACACGCGAGCCAGAAAGTGTAGTTCTTGGCGAGAGGGAACACCACTACTTCTTCCTTATTTTCCCACCCGTCGGCGAAGTGTCTTCTCGCTATATGATCCATTATCCCGACATATCGTTGCAAAGCCTCTGGTTTAAGGAAGTTTGGGAGCATTTTTCTCATCTTAATAGCCTCTTCTTTGGAGGAAGATTGGTTAGAAGATGGGAAAACTTTGTCCACAGAACTAGGCCACCATGCTTGAACAAGCTTATTCTCGTTAGAAAACAAGAACTTGTTGCCACTCGCACCGCAGAAAACAGCAGCCGGTTCACCTAAAAGGTGAGTCCTGAACACTTGGGACGAGTACTTATCTATGCGGTCGAATATGAATTTTTCGGGTTGACCCTTCCAGCCGGTGGACAGGAATTCGAGGCTTTCACCAATAACCGGCCAGCCGGTTTTCCCTGGCGGGAGGGGCGTGCCACCATGGGTGGATTTGTTCCTGTAGAAGAGAAATTTAAGGGAGAGGAGAAAGAGGAGGAAGAAGAGGGAGAGGAGAGACACAGAGAAGAGTTCCATGTCTAATTAGCTGCAGATGAAATGTTGCTTTTGTGATTTTGCGCAGGTAATTTTAGTATAGGAATTGGGCTCATTTATAGGACATACATCTGTTGTTTGCCGGTACGATGAAGTCAAATCTTGGAATATTTAGGTACCCAAATGATGTGGGGTTGTATGCATTTTAGCcatttgatataatataatattaaaaaaatgtccAACACCCCTTTGTACATTAATTGGTTGGAAGTAAAGAGATTTACTGTATATTAATGTTATGATTATGACCATTGACCATTAATGCTGTGAttaatttttaagatatatatgtaatattttgtGATATTTCTAAAATCTTATATTGGATAATATTTTACtgtgattttaaatttaatccaAGGTCCTTTTACCTCACATGTggtggaaaattatatttagttttttttactgTGATTTGAAAGTTAATCCAAGGTCCTTTTACCTCATATGTGGTGGAATATTAAATCAGTTTTCCTTTTGAATAGGCCTCTTGtcatacggtctcacgaatttttatctgtgagacatgtcaatcctaccgatattcacaataaaaagtaatactcttagcataaaagttaatattttttcatggatgactcaaataagagatctgtctcacaaaatacgactagTGATACCGTCTCATACAACGTTTAGGCAATTGAAGAGGTAGGTCGTTTAGTTACATTTCATaataaattatgagaaaattgcatttttagtTCTATAAGTTTGATATGTATTTTGTTTAGTTTTGTgactttcaaattttgtttcatggatttttttgttgttgtccGAAACCactaaatttattgaatatgaaTTATTTAATAATGATTCTATCATATGTGACACATGTAGAGAGAATAAAgtcatgttaattaaattaaaattaatctgataaaaaaagaaagagaaaaccATAGCAATATGATACCAATACTTCAAAATGTGAGGAAAAATGTTGTTATTTacctttatttttgtttatgtatattctaatatgtataatataagcTTTATTTTTGTCACTTGAGTCACATAAAAGAGTATCCATGTCAAATAAGTAATATCTTATTGATTTAGTGATTTTgggtataaaaaaaaaaacccccaAAAAAAACTAACACTCAAAATAGACTAACTAAATTATACATTTATATTAATGCAATGTCCATTCTCGCTATTTGtggaaaacattaaaataaagtCAGAGATAGTTGGATGTTGGAATTAATATTGGAAGCTGATTTACGAAGAGGGAGATTATTGACTGCATATATGTTATAATTACAAATTAAATTTGTTATTAACTTAATAAGTATGTTAATAGAAAGAGAGAAAATGATATTTGATATTGTCATTATTGTAATTTATGTGTATTACAATTTAATTTGTTGTGATATGGGGTAAGATAAATTTTCAAGGAAGAAGTGTAATAATTAATGTCTTAGCTTTCATGTCTTTAATTATTCATTAAGGCTGCAATATCCATATTAGAGACTATTAaaattaggcaaaaacttgtatgagacggtctcacgggtcgtagtttgtgagacgaatctcttatttggatcatccatgaaaaagtattactttttatgctaaaagtattactttctattatgaatatcggtagggttgtcatgtctcacagataaagattcgtgagaccgtctcataagatacCTGCTCCTTAAATTAAGTCTTAGTGATATTTGTTGGGTATTTGCATAGTGACATTAAAGTTTGTCTGGTCGAGACAAGAGTCACAACTCTTTGTatttatgattaattaatttgtctCGTGTACGATACTCGCTATATAATAATTGTTTTCCAAAATACAACAAATACGATTTTGGTACAATGTCACTTCGAATCTTGAAATCCAttactgtaatgcccgagatatTTATTATGTTAATCGGAGATTAATGatttgatgtgattatagaaggaccactccgagacacgaattgagttggcatgtgatattgtatgtgcgaggacagaacacctcgcgcatatgcgcgacaagaggagcgcatatgcgcgaggcaggcagagaacctcgcgcatatgcgcgagaagatggCGTGCATATGCGCTAGGTGGTAGACTGAagtatgccgagacagtaggtctcgcgcatatgctcgagatgaaggcgcgcatatgcgcgagctgcctaGAAGCCAAGcgccgagaccagtaggtctcgcgcatatgcgccgaggaaggtcgcgcatatgcgcgagacgtgaaGCAAGAAGATGAAGCCACACGTACATTACCATGcaatatatgatgaaagaaattcATTTCCCTAGACTGAATCAAGAAGAACGGAGAAAGCTTCAGAAAATCCATACGCTTTTGCACTTCTAAGAATTTGATTCACACAAGATCCGTCCGTCTGCTCTTCGATCCGAATATAGTTCCGTGATCCTCTCGACACGAGCTACagctggacgtaagttttattgagttctgttatcatttgaaattatgatattgtcagaatccgatatgattaatatatgatgttcttgaaatattagacatcgtagaatcgagaacagattgaagaacagattgtttatggaattattatgaattttcagatatAGAATTGAGATTACTCAGATTTatgagattatggattatattggatattgattatgatttgtaattgatatatattgctgtttgagttgacggggatattgagattgtaccgttatgccgtcgatattgaattagattgagtattgatcagaatgaGTATTGATATGAGTTGTCTATTGATATTGTTCCTATTCGAcacgtcatttcagattggtattgacagctaCNTACGCTTTTGCACTTCTAAGAATTTGATTCACACAAGATCCGTCCGTCTGCTCTTCGATCCGAATATAGTTCCGTGATCCTCTCGACACGAGCTACagctggacgtaagttttattgagttctgttatcatttgaaattatgatattgtcagaatccgatatgattaatatatgatgttcttgaaatattagacatcgtagaatcgagaacagattgaagaacagattgtNNNNNNNNNNNNNNNNNNNNNNNNNNNNNNNNNNNNNNNNNNNNNNNNNNNNNNNNNNNNNNNNNNNNNNNNNNNNNNNNNNNNNNNNNNNNNNNNNNNNATAGTAAAGAGTACAAGCAAGTATAGTAAAGAAATTATtagaaaatttttcatttttgttttgtatttaaAAAGCATCGTGATCCATGAACTTACGTAAACTTGTATTAGATTTAgatcgaattttgaaaaaaagaggagatatattttatatgtattttttgcaAATTAAACGTGGaagatgaattttaaaaaaaaaatcataaaataaaaagattaaaaataaaaaatagattatAGCTTGCGTATTACATTTGTAAGAGAGAAACATTTCTTTTCGAACTACCACATACGTACCCGTTTGGATAGGTACTCTTTACTTCGAACTTTAAAGATCTGGATTTATTAGAATATAGTTAGTAGACtcctaaatattatattatttattaaaaatttgaacgtggaataaatttcaaatcaatatCCATGTACTATATTcactaataaaatataaaattatttaatttatattcgtTAATTGCAAATTTGGATTGGTTCAGAGAATCAAGTCCTAGGAATTGAAGTGGTCCGTGTCAATTAAGCCGGCACTTTTATTACGTACACTATCGAGAttggaaataaaattaaatctaaTTTAATGCAAAAATGGACAAAA
This sequence is a window from Primulina huaijiensis isolate GDHJ02 chromosome 13, ASM1229523v2, whole genome shotgun sequence. Protein-coding genes within it:
- the LOC140991299 gene encoding beta-amyrin 28-monooxygenase-like translates to MELFSVSLLSLFFLLFLLSLKFLFYRNKSTHGGTPLPPGKTGWPVIGESLEFLSTGWKGQPEKFIFDRIDKYSSQVFRTHLLGEPAAVFCGASGNKFLFSNENKLVQAWWPSSVDKVFPSSNQSSSKEEAIKMRKMLPNFLKPEALQRYVGIMDHIARRHFADGWENKEEVVVFPLAKNYTFWLACRLFVSIEDPQHVAKFADPFNLLASGLISIPIDLPGTPFNKAIKASNFIRKELISIIKQRKIDLSEGKATPTQDILSHMLLTSDGNGKFMNELDIADKILGLLIGGHDTASSACTFIVKYLEELPEIYEGVYNGKPINLFLFPFCLFLFFQF